The sequence below is a genomic window from Salicibibacter cibarius.
ATCGCCCAATCGCGCTCTAATTCCTGTAGTGCTGTGATCAGTTTATTCATTTTTTCAATGGCACTTGCCGCTCGCAATCCACCGCCGGCGTGGACCATGCGTTGACGTGTGCCATCATGGTGGGTCGCCGGGCTTTTCACCGTTACCCAGCCTGTGATCACACCACCTTGTCCGTGAAGCTCGCAATCACTCGTGTCAGCTACTATGGCGAAATCTGCTCCATAGTCACGTTCGCAACACTGCTTCGTGCCGGCCTCTCCAACTTCTTCGCCAATCACAGACTGCAGTAACACGTCTCCGCGAAGATCGACGTCATTCTCGTGCAACAGTTGAAGTGCGAATAAACAGGCGGCAATACCTCCTTTCATATCTGCTGATCCCCGTCCGAAGAGCGTTCGGTCTCGTATGACTGCTTCAAATGGAGGCGTTTCCCAGCCCTCGTTTTCTTCCACCGAAGCAACATCAATATGCCCATTCAATATTAGACTTTGAAAATCTTCTGAATGGGATCCTGTTCGTGTGCCAACAACATTCGGATCCCCGGGATAAACGTCCCATTGGTCTACATCGAAACCTATTGTTTGGAGTTTGTCGGCTATGTAGCTTTGAATCTCATCCGTGTTTCTGGCCGGTGGGGCAGGTGTGCGAAACGCGATCAAATCCGATAGCAAGCCAATTAACTCATCTCTGCGCTTTTCCACTTGTTGAATGAGCGTTTTCATTTTTTTCCCCCCAAAATAAAAACCACTTCCCATCATAGGAAGTGGCGATGCCGGAAACTATACTATACGTCATCAGCCCACTTCCCTCCGCCAGTGCGAACTGGATCAGGTGAATAAGGGTCGAGACTGCGTCTCTCTCAGCTAATAAAAGCACCCCTAGTGGTTTGTTTTCTTGATATTGTATTCTTATAATATAGTATCACCAATAAAAGAAATAATCAAATATTTCCTGTCGATCGTTTGATTGGGTATGCATAAGGGAAAAGGATAACAATCATTTTCTAAAGGTATAATATGGCTGTAGTGATCGGCCACAGGGGTAATTATCAAAAATAAAACAAATGGGAAACTCAAATTTATACTGGTAAGGGAAGGTGAGAGGGGGCCTTTATGTCTGCGCAGGAAAAAAAACCGGAACTATACGTGTTATCAGAAACCGCGATCAATATTGTTTTTGGAACGGAAATTGATCCGGAAATCCATAAACGTACAAAAAAAATGATGGACTTGTTGGAAGACGCTCCATTCGAATGGTATCTCGAATGCGTTCCGAGCTATACTGGTCTAACCGTCTTTTACGACCCGGTAAAGGTGTTCCGTATCATGGAGAAAAGAGATACTCCGAGTGCATACGTGATGGAAAAGTTGCGGGAAAAAGTTCATGAGATAGGGGAGACGACGGGGGACGACGGTATGGGGGATGTCGTAACGATCCCCGTTTGTTATGAAGAAGCTTTTGGTCCCGATTTGTCCCATGTGGCGAAGGAGAACGGCCTTTCTGAAGAAGAAGTGATCCGAATTCATACAAGCGGCGAGTATCTGGTATACATGATCGGTTTTGCTCCCGGCTTTTCTTTTCTCGGTGGGATGTCAAAAAAGATTGCTACGCCGCGAAGGAGTGAACCACGAACAAAAATCCCCGCCGGTGCTGTCGGGATCGCCGGCATTCAAACAGGAGTGTATCCGCTTGAGACACCGGGAGGATGGCAGCTGATCGGGCAAACACCCCTTAAAATGTTTGATCCGAACCGGGAACAACCGAGCTTGCTGAAGTCCGGGGACATGGTTTATTTTAAGGCAATTACGCGCACGGAGTTTGAAGTGTACGAGGAGGGGACATGTGAGTTTATTTATCTTGAAAGCAGGCTTGTTTACGACCATTCAAGACCGAGGCCGAATTGGTT
It includes:
- a CDS encoding acetylornithine deacetylase encodes the protein MKTLIQQVEKRRDELIGLLSDLIAFRTPAPPARNTDEIQSYIADKLQTIGFDVDQWDVYPGDPNVVGTRTGSHSEDFQSLILNGHIDVASVEENEGWETPPFEAVIRDRTLFGRGSADMKGGIAACLFALQLLHENDVDLRGDVLLQSVIGEEVGEAGTKQCCERDYGADFAIVADTSDCELHGQGGVITGWVTVKSPATHHDGTRQRMVHAGGGLRAASAIEKMNKLITALQELERDWAINKSYPGFTPGTNTINPAVIEGGRHAAFVADECRLWITVHFYPDESADSVAKEIEDHLLATANADLWMKDHPPTFQWGGGSMIEERGEVFPSFSIDEDHAAVNDLMEAHEQTFSEPAKISMSPSVNDGGWLAEAGIPTVCYGPGKLEHAHAVNEHIDIDQLLDYTKTLLRFIVKWCNQPKERS